A region from the Xanthocytophaga agilis genome encodes:
- a CDS encoding T9SS type A sorting domain-containing protein — translation MHRFYIIVFYLFNKISAGFNLYTLLIPIFFFLGFSSRAISQTIRFQLDTSIPVVNSESDTLLNAWAGGINSPQYNRIKLNNDPIEDLVVFDRATYKVHTFIAEPHNNSYRWKYAPYYETQFPGIRNWMLLVDYDHDGQRDLFTYTEFGVQVFRNTSANGQLNWTLVTDLLMTESSSGEINLSVLGTDIPVILDIDNDGDVDLIAGDGIGHVVYYYQNQSMERTGSPNSLDFKTISRCWGAFRSTEVCGQFTFDITCGDEDLRFSSQKVEHAGTALLALDLNNDGLKELLFSAVSCYPLYQLTNTGTLQKAQMSSFTSSFPASRPISFLFPAAFYEDLNFDGVKDLIAAPNVEANSGNLQNFNHSSWRYTNTGTDSNPTLIFSEDNFLQNTMIDLGEMTSPALSDYDADGDLDLFIGNAGTPDGNGKLLGSIYLYENIGSKTQAIFQLKTSDYQTLSSLKSSNLKPFFLDWNRDGATDLVLMNTASTQTAFNIYLNQTTAGKPYQLSSEISQVISFSLLQSDYVPCFYDFDGDGDWDMLLGKSLGELEYYQNTGSNSSPVFTIKNFAFAQNPLDIFDRSEAPLITDWDGDGKPDLLSAYRNVSSAPYGGRIVAFPSISTNDDATFTPQANTIFNQFLNEYDTIPLPAYITPAAGDLNGDGLPELVLGTGGGGVLILKNTSIKGDGKSDDGIRLGPNPVSDIVYITTEKDSEVSVYNLLGKRLMDKKKTQANAELPINVNSWATGMYILKITNSDGTKVRKMIVAR, via the coding sequence ATGCATCGTTTCTACATAATAGTATTTTATCTTTTCAATAAGATCTCAGCTGGTTTTAATTTATATACCTTGCTCATACCTATATTTTTCTTTTTAGGTTTCTCTTCGAGAGCCATCTCTCAAACAATACGCTTTCAACTGGACACTTCCATCCCTGTAGTAAATTCAGAGTCAGATACATTACTAAATGCATGGGCAGGAGGGATAAACTCACCTCAATACAATCGAATAAAATTAAACAATGACCCGATAGAAGACCTTGTTGTTTTTGATAGAGCAACCTATAAGGTACATACTTTTATTGCGGAGCCACATAACAATAGTTACAGATGGAAATATGCGCCTTATTATGAAACACAATTTCCAGGTATCCGTAACTGGATGTTGCTTGTCGATTATGACCATGATGGGCAGCGAGATTTATTTACCTACACAGAATTTGGCGTCCAGGTTTTCAGAAATACATCTGCCAACGGACAACTAAACTGGACTTTGGTAACGGATTTATTAATGACAGAAAGTTCATCTGGTGAAATAAATTTATCGGTATTAGGAACAGATATACCTGTGATCCTGGATATTGATAATGATGGTGATGTAGATCTCATCGCTGGCGATGGGATAGGCCATGTAGTATATTATTACCAAAATCAGAGTATGGAACGAACAGGATCTCCCAACAGCTTGGATTTCAAAACAATAAGTCGTTGTTGGGGGGCATTCCGAAGTACAGAAGTTTGTGGACAGTTTACTTTTGATATAACCTGTGGAGATGAAGACTTACGTTTTTCTAGTCAAAAAGTAGAACATGCGGGTACAGCTCTGCTGGCACTGGATTTAAACAATGATGGACTAAAAGAACTATTATTTTCAGCTGTCTCTTGCTATCCATTATATCAGCTAACCAATACAGGTACATTACAGAAAGCGCAGATGAGTAGCTTTACATCCTCTTTTCCAGCATCCCGACCTATCAGTTTTTTATTTCCAGCTGCATTCTACGAAGATCTCAACTTTGATGGAGTAAAAGATCTTATCGCAGCTCCCAATGTTGAAGCCAATAGTGGCAATCTGCAAAACTTTAATCACTCAAGCTGGCGATACACCAACACAGGCACTGATTCAAATCCTACCCTTATTTTCTCAGAAGATAACTTCTTACAAAATACAATGATAGATTTGGGGGAAATGACATCTCCTGCTCTCAGTGATTATGATGCAGATGGAGATCTAGATTTATTTATTGGTAATGCAGGAACACCTGATGGAAATGGTAAGCTTTTAGGTTCTATCTACTTGTATGAAAATATCGGTAGCAAAACCCAAGCAATCTTCCAACTGAAAACCTCCGACTATCAAACCCTATCTTCGTTAAAGTCCTCCAACCTCAAGCCTTTTTTTCTCGACTGGAATCGGGATGGTGCCACCGACTTGGTGCTTATGAATACAGCCAGTACACAAACTGCCTTCAACATTTACCTCAACCAGACAACCGCCGGAAAACCATACCAGCTTTCATCAGAGATTTCACAAGTTATCTCATTTAGTTTGTTGCAAAGTGATTATGTACCTTGTTTTTATGATTTCGATGGGGATGGTGACTGGGATATGCTACTTGGAAAAAGCCTGGGAGAACTAGAATATTACCAAAACACTGGTTCTAACTCGTCACCAGTGTTTACAATTAAGAACTTTGCATTTGCACAAAATCCACTGGACATCTTTGATCGCAGTGAGGCACCGTTGATAACGGACTGGGATGGAGATGGAAAACCAGATCTTTTATCAGCTTATCGTAATGTATCCAGTGCTCCTTATGGGGGACGTATTGTAGCCTTTCCTAGTATTAGTACAAATGATGATGCCACTTTTACACCACAGGCAAATACTATTTTCAATCAATTTCTAAATGAATATGATACCATTCCCCTACCTGCATATATTACCCCAGCGGCAGGAGATCTGAATGGCGATGGTTTACCTGAGTTAGTATTGGGAACTGGTGGTGGTGGAGTACTGATATTAAAAAACACCAGCATCAAAGGAGATGGAAAATCAGATGATGGTATTCGTTTAGGTCCTAATCCTGTCAGTGACATTGTTTATATTACTACAGAGAAGGATAGTGAAGTAAGTGTATATAACCTACTTGGCAAACGGTTAATGGATAAAAAGAAAACCCAGGCTAATGCCGAGTTGCCTATCAATGTCAATTCATGGGCAACGGGCATGTATATCCTTAAAATTACAAATAGCGATGGAACAAAGGTTCGTAAGATGATTGTGGCAAGATAA
- a CDS encoding UDP-N-acetylmuramoyl-tripeptide--D-alanyl-D-alanine ligase, with protein MNIETLYQKYLQCNAVSTDTRKITPDSLFFALKGGNFNGNTFAADAISKGAKFAVVDEDQYALNDRYILVDNALKALQELARYHRQQLSVPIIAMTGSNGKTTTKELIQRVLAKKYSVYATQGNLNNYIGLPLTLLSIPKDTEIVVLEMGSNQIGDINELTTICEPTHGLITNIGKAHLEGFGGLEGVKQGEGELYDYFKTHSGTIFANSQNTILQEMLANRSLQAVMYPSADDFLHCQLLEFAPNVVYQDEDGEIVRTHLPGKHNFENIAAALCIGKYFGVPLPLANEAISGYISQNNRSQVLQKGSNTILLDAYNANPTSMQASLEYFAALKADHKIVILGDMAELGEESAQEHLHIGEVAGKGKFDKILLCGKLMQNAIVGAPDAYYFIDKFSLNNWLMDYKFENTHFLIKGSRSMAMETVVQFL; from the coding sequence ATGAATATAGAAACTTTATATCAAAAGTATTTACAATGTAATGCTGTTTCAACTGATACCCGAAAGATAACGCCAGACTCTCTCTTTTTCGCATTGAAAGGCGGTAATTTTAATGGTAACACATTTGCTGCTGATGCGATCTCCAAAGGTGCAAAATTTGCAGTGGTTGATGAAGATCAGTATGCACTAAATGATCGATACATTCTGGTTGATAATGCCTTAAAAGCATTACAGGAGTTAGCCCGTTACCATCGACAGCAACTATCTGTGCCTATCATCGCTATGACAGGTTCAAATGGAAAAACTACTACAAAAGAACTTATTCAACGGGTGCTAGCCAAGAAATATAGTGTTTATGCAACACAAGGCAATCTGAATAATTACATAGGGCTTCCCTTAACACTGTTATCAATTCCCAAAGATACTGAGATTGTAGTACTGGAAATGGGCTCTAATCAGATTGGAGATATCAACGAACTGACCACTATCTGTGAACCTACACATGGCCTGATAACTAACATTGGAAAAGCACATCTGGAAGGATTTGGCGGATTGGAAGGTGTGAAGCAGGGAGAAGGTGAGTTATATGATTATTTCAAAACCCATTCCGGAACTATCTTCGCTAACTCACAGAACACTATTCTGCAGGAAATGCTGGCAAATCGTAGTCTTCAGGCTGTAATGTATCCCTCTGCTGATGATTTTCTGCATTGCCAGTTGCTGGAGTTTGCTCCTAATGTAGTGTATCAGGACGAAGATGGTGAAATTGTAAGAACACATCTTCCGGGAAAGCATAATTTTGAAAACATCGCAGCAGCCTTATGTATCGGAAAATATTTTGGAGTGCCACTACCCTTAGCTAATGAGGCAATCAGTGGGTATATTTCACAAAATAACCGTTCACAGGTACTCCAGAAAGGCTCCAATACTATATTGTTGGATGCATATAATGCCAATCCAACATCCATGCAGGCATCTTTGGAATATTTCGCTGCATTAAAAGCTGATCATAAGATTGTCATACTGGGAGACATGGCTGAGTTGGGTGAAGAAAGTGCTCAGGAACATTTACATATAGGAGAAGTAGCAGGGAAGGGAAAGTTTGATAAAATACTTTTATGTGGAAAGCTGATGCAAAATGCCATTGTTGGCGCCCCAGACGCTTATTACTTTATCGACAAGTTTTCATTGAATAACTGGTTGATGGATTATAAGTTTGAAAATACTCACTTTCTAATTAAAGGTTCTCGCAGTATGGCAATGGAGACAGTTGTACAGTTCTTGTAA
- a CDS encoding ThuA domain-containing protein, translated as MFQVLQTCRTIVWMGVFVILNLQTYAQTKPQTKTASAAKPMKLLVFSRTKGFRHASIPAGKLAIIKLGKEKGFAVDTTEDASKINEKNLKQYRAVIFLSTTGDVLDNNQQADFERYIQSGGGFVGIHAATDTEYDWPWYNKLVGAQFASHPGNPNVQKGTMHVVDKNHPSTKDLPEQFDRTDEFYDFKSYQKDLVKPLITVDEKTYKDGKMGDFHPMSWYHAFDGGKVFYTNFGHTNETFTEDLFLKHLWGGIQYVTEGQTIDYKKAKSMRVPEENRFNKINLSSKLDEPTELAVLDNGKVLFTERKGAVKLYNPKTQKTKLVATIPVYKKFEYGLMGLNIDPNFNQNQWVYMYYSYDVAPDTANRLVRFKFDPVKDTILLSTEQVIMKVPVKRTDCCHTGGSIAFDKQGNLYLSTGDDTNPFTQKGYAPLDERQGREGWDGQYTSANSNDLRGKILRIKVNEDGTYSIPEGNLFPKGTPKARPEVYVMGNRNPYRISIDQHTGYLYWGEVGPDAGEDSERQGPRGYDEVNQARKAGFFGYPYFIGDNKPYRHFNYADSSSGEWFDPLHPINNSPHNTGVNQLPPAQKAFIWYPYAESPDFPIVGKGGRNAMAGPVYYPEDYQDSNVKFPAYYAGKFFAYDWMRDWVMSVTMNEQGDFVSMERFLPNTKFSHVIDMQFAKDGSLYTLEYGPNWFAQNDEAMLSHITYNAGNRTPAVVATVSKKAGAAPLTVSFSSKGTVDYDNDALKYEWTFAPGAPKSELPNPSFTFAKPGVYKPLLKVTDAKGNVATTQLEVKVGNEVPHVDIVVKGNKSFFWDNESVDYEVKVSDKEDGDLTKGTIHTEDVAMNINYLEGFDKTMIAQGHQMNTGFITGKRLIELSDCKACHSIDKKSIGPAYLDVAKKYKGKSRIAPQLADKVIKGGGGVWGEQAMSAHPQLTKDEATDMVKYILSLADEKKSDPLKGIYVTKTNGKNGTYLFTASYTDKGKGEIGPATAQKTLVLRNAKMKAADFDGSKEIMKYKAPTGSELAVGTAHNSYLMYNGIDLTGIEGAVITVFSNPAYTKGGTLEIHLDAPDGKLIGQGEVAATATGDVKIPFATATGVHSLFFVFKNEKAGAQGVFALDTISFQKKASFQSLK; from the coding sequence ATGTTTCAAGTCTTACAAACCTGCCGAACGATAGTGTGGATGGGTGTTTTTGTGATACTCAATCTTCAGACGTATGCGCAAACCAAGCCACAAACGAAAACAGCCTCTGCTGCAAAACCTATGAAATTACTGGTCTTTTCCAGAACAAAAGGTTTTCGACATGCTTCTATTCCAGCAGGTAAGCTGGCCATTATTAAGCTGGGAAAGGAAAAGGGATTTGCTGTAGATACTACAGAAGATGCAAGCAAAATCAACGAAAAAAATCTGAAACAATATCGGGCAGTCATCTTCCTGAGTACTACCGGAGATGTATTGGACAATAACCAGCAGGCTGACTTTGAAAGATATATTCAGTCCGGAGGCGGATTTGTTGGCATTCATGCGGCTACAGATACAGAATATGACTGGCCCTGGTACAATAAGTTGGTAGGGGCTCAGTTTGCCTCTCACCCAGGAAATCCCAATGTGCAGAAAGGAACAATGCATGTTGTAGACAAAAACCATCCGTCTACAAAAGACTTACCTGAACAGTTTGATCGTACAGACGAGTTTTATGATTTTAAATCCTATCAGAAAGATCTGGTTAAACCTCTGATTACTGTTGACGAGAAAACGTACAAAGATGGCAAAATGGGTGATTTCCATCCTATGTCCTGGTATCATGCTTTCGATGGAGGTAAAGTCTTCTACACTAACTTCGGTCACACCAATGAAACCTTTACTGAAGATCTATTCCTGAAGCATTTGTGGGGAGGGATTCAGTATGTAACAGAAGGGCAGACAATCGACTACAAGAAAGCCAAAAGTATGAGGGTTCCCGAAGAAAACCGGTTTAATAAGATCAATCTGTCCAGCAAGTTGGATGAGCCTACCGAGTTAGCTGTATTAGATAATGGAAAGGTATTATTTACAGAGCGGAAAGGTGCAGTAAAACTTTACAATCCCAAAACGCAAAAGACCAAACTGGTTGCTACTATTCCTGTATACAAAAAGTTTGAATATGGTTTAATGGGTTTAAACATAGATCCTAATTTTAATCAGAACCAATGGGTATATATGTATTACTCTTATGATGTGGCTCCTGATACAGCCAATCGTTTGGTTCGGTTTAAATTTGATCCAGTGAAAGACACTATCTTACTGAGTACAGAACAGGTAATTATGAAAGTCCCGGTAAAACGGACAGATTGTTGTCATACAGGAGGATCCATTGCATTTGATAAACAAGGTAACTTGTACTTGTCTACAGGAGATGACACCAATCCATTTACACAAAAAGGCTATGCCCCATTGGATGAACGGCAGGGACGTGAAGGTTGGGACGGACAGTATACATCAGCTAATAGTAATGATCTTCGTGGTAAAATTCTGCGGATTAAAGTGAACGAAGATGGCACCTATTCTATTCCGGAAGGAAACTTATTTCCCAAAGGTACTCCCAAAGCCCGTCCAGAAGTATATGTGATGGGAAATCGTAACCCTTACCGGATATCAATAGATCAACATACAGGCTATCTGTACTGGGGAGAGGTAGGACCTGACGCAGGTGAAGACAGTGAAAGACAAGGCCCTCGTGGCTATGATGAAGTAAATCAGGCTCGCAAAGCAGGTTTCTTTGGCTATCCTTACTTTATTGGCGATAACAAACCGTATCGTCATTTTAATTACGCAGATAGTAGTTCGGGTGAGTGGTTTGACCCTCTGCATCCGATTAATAATTCACCCCATAATACAGGCGTAAACCAATTGCCTCCTGCACAAAAGGCCTTTATCTGGTATCCTTACGCTGAATCGCCAGACTTTCCCATTGTGGGTAAGGGGGGGCGTAATGCAATGGCAGGTCCTGTATACTATCCCGAAGATTATCAGGATTCTAATGTGAAGTTCCCTGCTTACTATGCCGGTAAGTTCTTTGCTTACGATTGGATGCGTGATTGGGTTATGTCTGTGACCATGAATGAACAGGGAGACTTTGTGAGTATGGAACGTTTTCTACCAAATACAAAATTCAGCCATGTCATTGATATGCAATTTGCCAAGGATGGTTCTTTATATACTCTGGAATATGGACCCAACTGGTTTGCTCAAAATGATGAAGCGATGTTAAGTCATATTACCTACAATGCAGGTAATCGTACTCCTGCGGTTGTCGCTACTGTTTCAAAAAAAGCAGGAGCAGCTCCTCTAACAGTAAGTTTTTCCTCCAAAGGAACTGTAGATTATGACAATGATGCATTGAAATATGAATGGACTTTTGCGCCAGGAGCTCCTAAAAGTGAATTGCCTAACCCTTCGTTTACCTTTGCGAAACCAGGAGTGTATAAGCCTCTTCTGAAAGTAACAGATGCGAAAGGCAATGTTGCTACAACACAACTAGAAGTAAAAGTTGGAAATGAAGTACCTCACGTAGATATTGTAGTAAAAGGAAATAAGTCCTTCTTTTGGGATAATGAGTCGGTTGATTATGAAGTAAAAGTATCTGATAAGGAAGATGGAGATTTGACCAAAGGAACCATTCATACAGAGGATGTAGCTATGAATATTAACTATCTGGAAGGCTTTGACAAAACAATGATTGCACAAGGTCATCAGATGAATACAGGCTTTATTACAGGGAAACGTCTTATTGAATTAAGTGATTGTAAAGCATGTCATTCCATCGACAAAAAGTCTATAGGCCCAGCTTATTTAGATGTTGCCAAAAAATACAAAGGCAAATCGCGCATTGCACCGCAACTGGCAGATAAAGTAATCAAAGGAGGAGGTGGTGTATGGGGTGAACAAGCTATGAGTGCACACCCTCAACTGACAAAAGATGAAGCTACTGACATGGTAAAATATATTTTATCATTGGCAGACGAAAAGAAAAGTGATCCACTAAAAGGAATATATGTAACCAAAACAAATGGAAAAAATGGAACCTATTTGTTTACTGCCTCTTATACCGACAAGGGTAAAGGTGAGATTGGACCTGCTACTGCACAAAAGACGCTTGTATTGCGCAATGCAAAAATGAAAGCAGCTGATTTTGATGGATCTAAAGAAATCATGAAATACAAAGCACCTACAGGTAGCGAATTGGCTGTAGGGACTGCTCACAATAGCTACCTGATGTACAATGGCATAGATCTGACAGGAATTGAAGGAGCGGTTATAACCGTTTTTAGTAATCCAGCTTATACCAAAGGTGGGACACTGGAAATACACCTGGATGCACCTGATGGCAAGTTAATCGGACAAGGGGAAGTCGCGGCAACTGCTACAGGAGATGTCAAAATACCATTTGCTACTGCAACAGGAGTTCATTCACTTTTCTTCGTATTTAAGAATGAAAAAGCAGGAGCTCAGGGTGTATTTGCATTGGATACAATTTCCTTCCAGAAAAAAGCATCCTTTCAGAGTTTGAAATAG